One window of the Triticum dicoccoides isolate Atlit2015 ecotype Zavitan chromosome 3B, WEW_v2.0, whole genome shotgun sequence genome contains the following:
- the LOC119275992 gene encoding probable protein phosphatase 2C 3 isoform X3, which yields MSSSSSAAEQHRHHAVGGRELVPLAALIKEESRTERHAVTRSRICAREDGGVGGEVGEAETRRPLLRYGCAAQSKKGEDFFLLRTDCARPSTSSSSSTTSHPPTFAVFAVLDGHNGDAAAIYTRDNLLNHVLSAMPQGLSREEWLHSLPRALVAGFVKTDKEFQTKGQTSGTTATFAIIDGWTITVASVGDSRCILDAQGGAVSLLTVDHRLEENVEERERVTASGGEVGRLSVVGGAEIGPLRCWPGGLCLSRSIGDIDVGEFIVPVPYVKQVKLSNTGGRLIIASDGIWDALSSDAAAKCCRGLPAELAAKQVVKEALKTRGLKDDTTCVVVDIIPPDQTIRPLSPPKKMNKLKSLIFRKKAKDQPNKLTKQLSSVGMVEEIFEEGSAILSERNLWLMWMEMDRVGKWRLMAGHWRWPVVGRWQ from the exons atgtcatcgtcgtcgtcggcggcggaACAGCATCGCCACCATGCCGTAGGCGGCCGCGAGCTAGTGCCGCTCGCGGCTCTCATAAAGGAGGAGTCCCGCACCGAGCGGCACGCCGTCACTCGCAGCAGGATCTGCGCGCGTGAGGATGGAGGAGTAGGAGGGGAAGTTGGGGAGGCGGAGACGCGGCGGCCACTGCTACGGTATGGGTGCGCCGCGCAGTCCAAGAAGGGGGAGGACTTCTTCCTACTCAGGACCGACTGCGCGCGCCCCTCTACTTCCTCGTCCTCTTCCACCACCTCGCATCCCCCCACCTTCGCGGTTTTCGCC GTTCTTGACGGGCATAACGGCGATGCCGCTGCAATATATACAAGGGACAATCTGCTCAACCATGTCCTGAGCGCGATGCCACAGGGTCTTTCACGGGAGGAGTGGTTGCATTCTCTGCCCCGTGCACTTGTCGCGGGATTCGTCAAGACCGACAAGGAATTCCAAACCAAAG GCCAAACTTCGGGCACAACTGCCACATTTGCGATAATCGATGGCTGGACTATCACTGTTGCTTCAGTTGGCGATTCTCGCTGTATTTTGGATGCTCAGGGTGGGGCTGTTTCTTTGCTTACAGTTGATCACCGACTAGAAGAAAATGTCGAGGA GAGGGAGCGTGTCACAGCGAGTGGAGGTGAAGTTGGAAGGCTTAGTGTGGTTGGTGGAGCAGAG ATTGGTCCACTGCGATGCTGGCCAGGAGGTTTGTGCCTATCCAGATCCATTGGAGACATAGATGTTGGTGAATTTATCGTACCTGTTCCTTATGTCAAGCAAGTGAAG TTGTCAAATACTGGTGGGAGGCTTATTATTGCTTCAGACGGCATTTGGGATGCATTGTCTTCAGATGCAGCTGCAAAGTGTTGCAGAGGGTTGCCTGCTGAACTCGCTGCCAAGCAAGTAGTTAAG GAGGCACTCAAGACAAGGGGCCTAAAAGATGACACGACATGTGTCGTTGTTGACATAATCCCACCTGATCAAACGATACGCCCTCTATCTCCACCGAAAAAGATGAATAAGTTGAAGTCCCTGATTTTTAGGAAAAAAGCAAAGGACCAGCCCAATAAATTGACTAAGCAGCTTTCTTCAGTCGGTATGGTTGAAGAGATATTTGAAGAAGGTTCAGCGATACTATCAGAGAG
- the LOC119275992 gene encoding probable protein phosphatase 2C 3 isoform X4, with protein sequence MSSSSSAAEQHRHHAVGGRELVPLAALIKEESRTERHAVTRSRICAREDGGVGGEVGEAETRRPLLRYGCAAQSKKGEDFFLLRTDCARPSTSSSSSTTSHPPTFAVFAVLDGHNGDAAAIYTRDNLLNHVLSAMPQGLSREEWLHSLPRALVAGFVKTDKEFQTKGQTSGTTATFAIIDGWTITVASVGDSRCILDAQGGAVSLLTVDHRLEENVEERERVTASGGEVGRLSVVGGAEIGPLRCWPGGLCLSRSIGDIDVGEFIVPVPYVKQVKLSNTGGRLIIASDGIWDALSSDAAAKCCRGLPAELAAKQVVKEALKTRGLKDDTTCVVVDIIPPDQTIRPLSPPKKMNKLKSLIFRKKAKDQPNKLTKQLSSVGMVEEIFEEGSAILSERIVLAVEGEPQPTYRASTCPTT encoded by the exons atgtcatcgtcgtcgtcggcggcggaACAGCATCGCCACCATGCCGTAGGCGGCCGCGAGCTAGTGCCGCTCGCGGCTCTCATAAAGGAGGAGTCCCGCACCGAGCGGCACGCCGTCACTCGCAGCAGGATCTGCGCGCGTGAGGATGGAGGAGTAGGAGGGGAAGTTGGGGAGGCGGAGACGCGGCGGCCACTGCTACGGTATGGGTGCGCCGCGCAGTCCAAGAAGGGGGAGGACTTCTTCCTACTCAGGACCGACTGCGCGCGCCCCTCTACTTCCTCGTCCTCTTCCACCACCTCGCATCCCCCCACCTTCGCGGTTTTCGCC GTTCTTGACGGGCATAACGGCGATGCCGCTGCAATATATACAAGGGACAATCTGCTCAACCATGTCCTGAGCGCGATGCCACAGGGTCTTTCACGGGAGGAGTGGTTGCATTCTCTGCCCCGTGCACTTGTCGCGGGATTCGTCAAGACCGACAAGGAATTCCAAACCAAAG GCCAAACTTCGGGCACAACTGCCACATTTGCGATAATCGATGGCTGGACTATCACTGTTGCTTCAGTTGGCGATTCTCGCTGTATTTTGGATGCTCAGGGTGGGGCTGTTTCTTTGCTTACAGTTGATCACCGACTAGAAGAAAATGTCGAGGA GAGGGAGCGTGTCACAGCGAGTGGAGGTGAAGTTGGAAGGCTTAGTGTGGTTGGTGGAGCAGAG ATTGGTCCACTGCGATGCTGGCCAGGAGGTTTGTGCCTATCCAGATCCATTGGAGACATAGATGTTGGTGAATTTATCGTACCTGTTCCTTATGTCAAGCAAGTGAAG TTGTCAAATACTGGTGGGAGGCTTATTATTGCTTCAGACGGCATTTGGGATGCATTGTCTTCAGATGCAGCTGCAAAGTGTTGCAGAGGGTTGCCTGCTGAACTCGCTGCCAAGCAAGTAGTTAAG GAGGCACTCAAGACAAGGGGCCTAAAAGATGACACGACATGTGTCGTTGTTGACATAATCCCACCTGATCAAACGATACGCCCTCTATCTCCACCGAAAAAGATGAATAAGTTGAAGTCCCTGATTTTTAGGAAAAAAGCAAAGGACCAGCCCAATAAATTGACTAAGCAGCTTTCTTCAGTCGGTATGGTTGAAGAGATATTTGAAGAAGGTTCAGCGATACTATCAGAGAG